The Pyrenophora tritici-repentis strain M4 chromosome 10, whole genome shotgun sequence genome contains a region encoding:
- a CDS encoding unsaturated glucuronyl hydrolase protein encodes MSTLTVHGLTKGQIDEKILLLTHNLINIHDTTGEFLLKLDDGRVIDTKGWDGWEWTHGIGLYGLWHYYTLTGSTATLDIIKGWFDKQLSKGTTKNINTMSPFLTLAYLYEETGNKTFVPWLDTWAEWVMHGLPRTKFGGFQHETYNSFNKDELWDDTLMMSALPLAKIGLTLNRPEYVEEAKRQFILHCQYLCDTSTGLFFHGWKWEDKGGLEVGHNFAGARWARGNSWLTIAIPDFIELLDLKETDPLRLFLVGILESQCRALLKLQCENGMWRTLLDIPVEEGSYEEASATAGFAYGMLKACRKRYISGEVYLQSAVKAIKAVMSKISAEGELTETSFGTAMGHDLQHYKDIKITSMPYGQAMAIMALGEFMRTFI; translated from the coding sequence AACTGGCGAATTTCTCTTGAAATTAGACGATGGTCGTGTAATCGATACCAAAGGCTGGGACGGCTGGGAATGGACGCACGGCATTGGACTCTACGGCCTATGGCACTACTACACGCTGACGGGCAGCACGGCCACGCTCGATATAATCAAGGGCTGGTTCGACAAACAGCTCAGCAAAGGCACTACCAAAAACATCAATACCATGAGCCCGTTCCTCACATTGGCCTACCTGTATGAAGAGACGGGAAACAAGACGTTTGTTCCTTGGTTGGATACGTGGGCGGAGTGGGTCATGCATGGTTTGCCCCGCACAAAGTTTGGTGGTTTCCAGCATGAGACATACAACTCTTTCAACAAAGATGAGCTATGGGATGACACACTCATGATGAGTGCTCTGCCCCTCGCCAAGATTGGTCTCACTCTGAATCGACCCGAATATGTCGAGGAAGCCAAGCGTCAATTCATCCTGCATTGCCAGTACCTATGCGACACAAGCACAGGTCTGTTCTTCCACGGCTGGAAGTGGGAAGACAAGGGTGGATTGGAAGTCGGACACAACTTTGCGGGGGCCCGATGGGCTCGCGGGAACTCGTGGTTAACAATCGCGATTCCGGATTTTATCGAGTTGCTGGACCTGAAGGAGACGGATCCTCTTCGGCTTTTCCTCGTTGGTATACTTGAGTCGCAATGCCGGGCGCTACTGAAGCTGCAATGTGAGAATGGTATGTGGCGAACGCTCCTCGATATCCCGGTCGAGGAAGGCAGCTATGAGGAAGCGTCAGCCACTGCAGGCTTCGCATACGGCATGCTCAAAGCTTGCCGAAAGCGATATATCAGTGGAGAGGTTTACCTGCAGAGTGCGGTTAAGGCGATCAAAGCCGTCATGAGCAAAATCAGCGCAGAGGGCGAGTTGACGGAGACTAGCTTTGGTACAGCCATGGGACATGACTTGCAACATTACAAGGATATTAAGATTACGAGTATGCCGTATGGACAGGCCATGGCCATCATGGCGCTAGGAGAGTTCATGAGAACTTTTATCTAG